The following proteins are encoded in a genomic region of Micromonospora olivasterospora:
- a CDS encoding carboxymuconolactone decarboxylase family protein — translation MTEDLYEAGLAMRRRVLGDAHVDASLAAATDFSIDLQEYVTKYCWGDIWNRPGLSLEERSLINLAMITALNRGHEFKAHVRGALNNGVSREKIKEVLMQTAFYCGGPAALESFRLAAEVFAAVDAE, via the coding sequence GTGACCGAAGACCTGTACGAGGCCGGCCTGGCGATGCGCCGCCGGGTGCTCGGCGACGCCCACGTCGACGCGTCGCTGGCTGCCGCCACCGACTTCTCGATCGACCTGCAGGAGTACGTGACGAAGTACTGCTGGGGCGACATCTGGAACCGCCCCGGGCTCAGCCTGGAGGAGCGCAGCCTGATCAACCTCGCCATGATCACCGCCCTCAACCGGGGCCACGAGTTCAAGGCGCACGTCCGCGGTGCGCTGAACAACGGGGTCTCCCGGGAAAAGATCAAGGAGGTCCTCATGCAGACCGCCTTCTACTGCGGCGGGCCCGCCGCGTTGGAGAGTTTCCGCCTCGCA
- a CDS encoding BMP family lipoprotein — translation MADQQYLGHVTAFPQSTRLYLPYQSLQRSVSPLLPERAAADERARMRTKIRVLSAVTAIPLALSACGPSGEVAAADGTKSIGFISQAPRNDGGFTQFGLAGVNAAIEADKNLKLSSIVDNAANSQEQIQGLESLAAKNQIVVADGASFNKSVAVVAPKYPKVRFILVAADLDAYAENVTSVSAAVGYNAIVVGAVASAHSRTKKLGMIAGLQVPASGAWYYGMAQGAALENPNTKVVQTYTGDYNDVGKAKQAAEAMIASGVDSILSDLDSGSGGVYQAVGGSASPADVYDVFALHCDSSPHIIGSGVVSWSDILKNAVADAAADKLPAGAISYGLGTGALRFEFCPGKGTAEEKALVERITKDITDGKIVADKGVLLPKPAYHFEQR, via the coding sequence ATGGCAGATCAGCAGTATCTGGGTCACGTCACCGCGTTTCCGCAGTCTACGCGCCTGTATCTGCCATACCAGTCTCTTCAACGGTCCGTTTCACCCCTGTTACCTGAACGGGCAGCAGCCGACGAAAGGGCTCGCATGCGTACCAAGATCAGGGTCTTGTCAGCCGTTACCGCCATACCCCTCGCGCTCTCGGCGTGTGGGCCCTCGGGCGAAGTAGCGGCCGCCGACGGGACCAAGAGCATCGGTTTCATCTCCCAGGCTCCCCGCAACGACGGCGGGTTCACCCAGTTCGGCCTGGCCGGCGTCAACGCGGCGATCGAGGCTGACAAGAACCTCAAGCTGTCCTCCATCGTCGACAACGCCGCCAACTCCCAGGAGCAGATCCAGGGCCTTGAGTCGCTGGCCGCGAAGAACCAGATCGTGGTCGCCGACGGCGCCTCGTTCAACAAGTCCGTCGCGGTCGTGGCACCGAAGTATCCGAAGGTGCGCTTCATCCTGGTGGCCGCCGACCTCGACGCCTACGCCGAGAACGTGACCTCGGTCAGCGCCGCCGTCGGCTACAACGCCATCGTCGTCGGGGCCGTCGCCTCGGCGCACTCCCGGACCAAGAAACTCGGGATGATCGCCGGCCTCCAGGTTCCCGCGTCGGGCGCGTGGTACTACGGCATGGCTCAGGGAGCCGCGCTGGAGAACCCGAACACCAAGGTCGTGCAGACCTACACCGGCGACTACAACGATGTCGGCAAGGCGAAGCAGGCCGCCGAAGCCATGATCGCCAGTGGCGTCGACTCGATCCTCTCCGACCTCGACAGTGGCTCCGGGGGCGTCTACCAGGCCGTCGGCGGGTCCGCCAGCCCCGCCGACGTGTACGACGTCTTTGCCCTGCACTGCGACTCGAGTCCCCACATCATCGGCTCCGGCGTAGTGAGCTGGTCCGACATCCTGAAGAACGCTGTCGCCGACGCCGCCGCCGACAAGCTGCCGGCTGGCGCCATCAGCTACGGCCTTGGCACCGGCGCGCTGCGGTTCGAGTTCTGCCCGGGCAAGGGAACGGCGGAGGAGAAGGCGCTCGTCGAGCGGATCACCAAGGACATCACCGACGGCAAGATCGTCGCCGACAAGGGTGTTCTCCTTCCCAAGCCGGCCTACCACTTCGAGCAGCGTTAG
- a CDS encoding ABC transporter ATP-binding protein produces the protein MKTRPDSGPALRGADTRAPALRLTGVTKRFGSFVANDAVDLDIAWGEIHALLGENGAGKTTLMRIVTGLYAPDEGGIELDGEPVRFRKPEHALRAGIGMVHQHFTLVPTLTELENLAIAPAAVPWRNGLAEARHRSQEVASTTGLRITPDRLVADASVGERQRLEIVKLLCRGARILIFDEPSAALSPGEWDELANLMRRLAADGHAVILISHKLSEVFSVADRYTVLRRGAVSGSGTIAEATPDHLVTLMVGDRVADRPPLPAGTPGPAVLTIRGLDVARDDSQPAGPKALQGIDLEVRRGEILGIAGVAGSGQSELVEVLVGIRRTLSGTIELAGRPFTHRSPRGFFRAGGAVIPEDRHHAAIVPGMALWENITLRSLRRAPLNRRGLLDIRAACAEARRLMDEFDVRADSENLPIGRLSGGNQQKAVLARELSGNPALLIAAQPVRGLDVRAADFVYRSLVAHRERGGAVLLISMDLDEVISMSDRIAVLAHGRIQGVVDAEKATRASLGALMTSSGEAL, from the coding sequence ATGAAGACTCGTCCCGATTCCGGCCCCGCCCTGCGCGGCGCGGACACCAGAGCCCCCGCTCTCCGGCTCACCGGAGTGACCAAGAGGTTCGGCTCCTTCGTCGCCAACGACGCCGTCGACCTCGACATCGCCTGGGGTGAGATCCACGCCCTCCTCGGCGAGAACGGTGCGGGCAAGACGACGCTCATGCGGATCGTCACCGGCCTCTACGCCCCCGATGAGGGTGGCATCGAGCTCGACGGAGAGCCGGTGCGCTTCCGCAAGCCCGAGCACGCACTACGGGCCGGAATCGGGATGGTCCACCAGCACTTCACGCTGGTACCGACCCTGACCGAGCTGGAGAACCTCGCCATCGCACCCGCCGCCGTCCCATGGCGCAACGGTCTGGCCGAGGCGCGTCACCGATCACAGGAGGTCGCTTCGACGACCGGCCTGCGGATCACGCCCGACCGGCTGGTCGCCGACGCGTCGGTGGGGGAGCGGCAGCGACTGGAGATCGTCAAGCTGCTGTGCCGAGGCGCCCGGATCCTGATCTTCGACGAGCCGAGCGCCGCGCTGAGCCCGGGCGAGTGGGACGAACTCGCCAACCTGATGCGGCGGCTCGCCGCCGACGGTCACGCGGTCATCCTGATCTCGCACAAACTTTCAGAGGTCTTCAGCGTCGCGGACCGGTACACCGTGCTGCGCCGAGGCGCGGTGAGCGGCTCGGGAACCATCGCGGAGGCGACCCCCGACCACCTGGTGACCCTGATGGTCGGCGATCGCGTGGCCGACCGTCCGCCGCTCCCCGCCGGCACGCCGGGTCCCGCCGTCCTCACCATCCGCGGCCTCGACGTCGCTCGGGACGACAGCCAGCCGGCCGGGCCGAAGGCACTCCAGGGCATCGACCTCGAGGTGCGCCGAGGCGAGATCCTGGGGATCGCCGGTGTCGCCGGTAGCGGGCAGTCCGAACTCGTCGAGGTGCTCGTGGGCATCCGGCGGACGCTGTCGGGCACCATCGAGCTGGCGGGGCGGCCATTCACCCACCGGTCGCCGCGAGGGTTCTTCCGAGCCGGCGGAGCCGTGATTCCGGAGGACCGGCACCACGCGGCGATCGTCCCCGGGATGGCCCTGTGGGAGAACATCACCCTACGGTCGCTGCGCCGCGCGCCGCTGAACAGGCGGGGACTGCTCGACATCCGGGCGGCGTGCGCCGAGGCCCGCCGGCTGATGGACGAGTTCGACGTGCGCGCCGACAGCGAGAACCTGCCGATCGGGCGGCTCTCCGGCGGAAACCAGCAGAAGGCCGTCCTCGCCCGGGAACTGTCGGGGAATCCGGCCCTGCTGATCGCCGCGCAGCCGGTGCGGGGTCTCGACGTACGAGCGGCGGACTTCGTCTACCGGAGCCTCGTCGCGCACCGCGAACGCGGTGGTGCCGTGCTGCTGATCTCCATGGACCTCGACGAGGTCATCTCGATGTCCGACCGGATCGCGGTGCTCGCCCACGGCCGCATCCAGGGCGTCGTCGACGCCGAGAAGGCCACCCGCGCCAGCCTCGGCGCCCTCATGACGTCGTCGGGAGAGGCCCTGTGA
- a CDS encoding cupin domain-containing protein, whose protein sequence is MTTNQTTHSSVFLDAGAVLEGQLPVEISMEPILRGAPFAYERVLYDAAGSFFAVWACDAGVYPRVKDRRGSFMYIISGEATITDEDGTTHELTAGSVIVLPYGWVGAWDIRETIRKVYLHTTPVPPYREGVQPSAFLAAADVHGGDLQLPPVAGGASWAPPVAETVVFDGPDGRCAVQERRPGVYRRAAAEGASYLYVISGEATVADEDGTSHELTPGSAVALPDGWAGTWDIRTTIRTVRVDTAPIADK, encoded by the coding sequence ATGACGACGAACCAGACCACTCATTCCTCGGTGTTCCTGGACGCTGGGGCCGTCCTGGAAGGCCAGCTCCCCGTCGAGATCTCGATGGAGCCGATCCTCCGGGGCGCGCCGTTCGCCTACGAGAGAGTCCTGTACGACGCTGCGGGCTCGTTCTTCGCCGTCTGGGCGTGCGACGCCGGTGTCTATCCCCGCGTGAAGGACAGGCGGGGCTCGTTCATGTACATCATCTCCGGCGAGGCCACCATCACGGACGAGGACGGCACCACCCACGAGCTGACCGCCGGCAGCGTGATCGTGCTGCCGTACGGCTGGGTCGGCGCCTGGGACATCCGCGAGACCATCCGGAAGGTCTACCTGCACACGACCCCGGTGCCGCCGTACCGCGAGGGCGTGCAGCCGTCCGCCTTCCTGGCCGCGGCCGACGTGCACGGAGGTGACCTGCAGCTCCCGCCGGTGGCGGGAGGGGCCTCCTGGGCGCCGCCGGTCGCCGAGACCGTCGTGTTCGACGGCCCCGACGGCCGGTGCGCCGTGCAGGAACGCCGACCGGGGGTGTACCGGCGGGCGGCGGCCGAGGGGGCCTCCTACCTGTACGTCATCTCCGGCGAGGCCACCGTCGCGGACGAGGACGGCACCTCGCACGAGTTGACCCCCGGCAGCGCCGTCGCCCTGCCGGACGGCTGGGCCGGCACCTGGGACATCCGCACCACGATCCGCACAGTCCGCGTCGACACCGCACCGATCGCCGACAAGTGA
- a CDS encoding YbhB/YbcL family Raf kinase inhibitor-like protein, translating to MINDDPYAAVTPAPPLRVFSNDLVDGTEMPLPYRDPDIGGTNASPHLAWADFPAETKSFAITCYDPDAPTGVGFMHWAVANIPASVTSLPAGAGAPDGPMPPGSLTLPNDLRMRQYIGPNPPTGSGRHRYVFIVHAVDVPALEIDPELTPVVLGFNLHFHTLARGNMTVWVDAEAPR from the coding sequence GTGATCAACGACGACCCCTACGCGGCCGTGACCCCGGCGCCACCGCTGCGGGTATTCAGCAACGACCTCGTCGACGGCACGGAGATGCCGCTGCCCTACCGCGATCCGGACATCGGCGGCACGAACGCCTCACCCCACCTCGCCTGGGCGGACTTCCCGGCCGAGACCAAGAGCTTCGCGATCACCTGCTACGACCCGGACGCTCCCACCGGGGTCGGTTTCATGCACTGGGCCGTGGCGAACATTCCCGCCTCCGTGACCTCGCTGCCCGCCGGCGCCGGTGCGCCGGACGGACCGATGCCGCCGGGGTCCCTCACCCTCCCCAACGACCTGCGGATGCGCCAGTACATCGGCCCCAACCCGCCGACGGGCTCGGGCCGCCACCGCTACGTGTTCATCGTCCACGCGGTCGACGTCCCCGCGCTCGAGATCGATCCCGAGCTGACCCCGGTCGTCCTGGGCTTCAACCTGCACTTTCACACGCTGGCGCGAGGGAACATGACCGTGTGGGTGGACGCGGAGGCACCGAGATGA
- a CDS encoding GntR family transcriptional regulator — MSAAHRASAGVADNDVSKKDVIVQRLREEIVSGVIAPGEKLSEARLAERFGVSRMPVREAFKELEGAGFVSIERRRGTFVKSLSRHEILDLFEVREAVEGMTARLCANRASNELIARIDEVMASMQDCVDAGDTDGYSATDARLHELITEGAGNDRLSDHYRLLVQHLNRGLLSSIVTRREGRMRRSLAEHRAVVYAIRARDADAAEEAMRAHVQRGRLELQDEVTAKFGH; from the coding sequence ATGTCGGCGGCGCACAGGGCATCCGCTGGGGTCGCCGACAACGACGTCTCGAAGAAGGACGTGATCGTCCAGAGGCTTCGTGAGGAGATCGTGTCCGGCGTCATCGCGCCCGGGGAGAAGCTCTCGGAGGCGCGCCTCGCCGAGCGGTTCGGGGTCAGTCGGATGCCGGTGCGTGAGGCGTTCAAGGAGCTCGAAGGCGCCGGATTTGTCTCGATCGAGCGTCGCCGTGGCACGTTCGTCAAGAGCCTCAGCCGGCACGAGATCCTCGATCTGTTCGAGGTGCGTGAGGCGGTCGAGGGGATGACCGCCCGGCTGTGCGCGAACCGCGCCAGCAACGAGCTCATCGCGCGGATCGACGAGGTGATGGCGTCGATGCAGGACTGCGTCGACGCTGGCGACACCGACGGCTACAGCGCCACGGACGCGCGGTTGCACGAGCTCATTACCGAGGGTGCTGGCAACGATCGGTTGAGCGACCACTACCGGTTGCTGGTCCAGCATCTGAACCGCGGCCTGCTGTCGTCGATCGTGACCAGGCGAGAGGGGCGGATGCGGCGGTCGCTCGCGGAGCACCGCGCCGTCGTGTACGCCATCCGCGCGCGGGACGCCGATGCGGCGGAAGAGGCCATGCGTGCCCACGTGCAACGCGGTCGCCTCGAACTCCAGGACGAGGTCACGGCGAAGTTCGGTCACTGA
- a CDS encoding amidohydrolase family protein — protein sequence MITDVHTHFWTREHQRSPWTDGLGRVSKTLASDEIDLVTVESYRRGVAPAERTIVFGLQAQASGIMVPNDAVAAFVREVGGQTVGFMSVDPTRHDAVDEVERCHAELGLVGIKMGPIYQGTSPLHPMTMRVFKTAERLGLPVMIHQGAIFANAGRLPDANPLLLDDVACTFPDLRIVVAHMGHPWIYETVVVMRRHPNVFADTSAIASRPTVLANAFSAAKEYGVLSKVLFGSDSPMVSAASATTALERIVARMRQIAHTPITDEELHGILHRPSFDLLGIEAPAAPPLNTTELARTAH from the coding sequence TTGATCACCGACGTGCACACGCACTTCTGGACTCGGGAGCACCAGCGCTCTCCCTGGACGGACGGGCTGGGGCGGGTCTCGAAGACGCTGGCCTCCGACGAGATCGACCTGGTCACGGTGGAGTCCTACCGTCGGGGCGTCGCGCCCGCCGAGCGGACGATCGTCTTCGGGCTCCAGGCGCAGGCCTCTGGGATCATGGTCCCCAACGATGCCGTCGCCGCATTCGTACGAGAAGTCGGCGGGCAGACCGTCGGCTTCATGTCGGTCGACCCGACCCGCCACGACGCCGTCGACGAAGTGGAGCGCTGCCACGCGGAACTTGGACTGGTCGGCATCAAGATGGGGCCGATCTACCAGGGAACCTCGCCGCTGCACCCCATGACGATGCGGGTCTTCAAGACCGCGGAGCGGCTCGGCCTGCCCGTGATGATCCACCAGGGCGCGATCTTCGCGAACGCCGGCCGGCTGCCCGACGCCAACCCGCTGCTGCTCGACGACGTGGCGTGCACCTTCCCCGACCTGCGGATCGTGGTCGCACACATGGGTCACCCGTGGATCTACGAGACCGTCGTCGTGATGCGCCGGCACCCCAACGTCTTCGCCGACACGTCCGCGATCGCGAGCCGTCCGACGGTGCTGGCGAACGCCTTCTCGGCCGCCAAGGAGTACGGCGTCCTCTCCAAGGTGCTCTTCGGCAGCGACTCCCCGATGGTGTCCGCCGCCAGCGCGACCACCGCCCTCGAACGGATCGTCGCGCGGATGCGGCAGATCGCGCACACGCCCATCACCGACGAGGAACTGCACGGGATCCTGCACCGCCCCTCGTTCGACCTGCTCGGCATCGAGGCACCCGCGGCGCCCCCGCTGAACACGACCGAACTGGCCCGAACCGCCCACTGA
- a CDS encoding FAD-dependent oxidoreductase: MTGIRPTSPTGGTRHAEVAGAGFAGLTVSIALARRGWTVRLHEQNDQVRDFGAGILLWRNAMLALEVIGVAGAIRANGVQPGTYDTSLNGDPVSSELAGYPYWAITRPKLHALLVSAAREAGVEIVTGSRAVGADPSGALLLADGARLAADLVVGADGAGSVVRNSLGELTQERKRYQDGVCRVLIPRPEEFQGPEWDRVIDFWTLEPDPMRILFIPTGPDTIYLGMMATTTNERASRIPIDVEVWSKRFPHLATAVELAGRAEGGRHDSYQTNRVTPWSTGRAVLVGDAAHAMCPALGQGASVGLVNAVELAHTLDQYDEIGEALAVWEQRERSMTDAAQARSAYMAETRTLAKGNGFTPEVMETANFVLSSATPEIEAAYPVPEVNRSW, from the coding sequence ATGACAGGAATCCGCCCGACAAGCCCCACCGGCGGTACCCGCCACGCCGAGGTCGCGGGCGCCGGGTTCGCCGGTCTCACCGTGAGCATCGCGCTCGCCCGCCGTGGCTGGACCGTCCGCCTGCACGAGCAGAACGACCAGGTGCGCGACTTCGGCGCCGGCATCCTGCTGTGGCGCAACGCGATGCTGGCCCTCGAGGTCATCGGGGTAGCCGGGGCAATCCGGGCGAACGGCGTACAGCCCGGCACCTACGACACCAGCCTGAACGGCGACCCGGTCTCGTCGGAGCTGGCCGGCTATCCCTACTGGGCGATAACCCGGCCAAAGCTGCACGCGCTGCTCGTTTCGGCTGCCCGTGAGGCCGGGGTCGAGATCGTCACCGGTTCCCGGGCGGTGGGCGCCGACCCGTCGGGCGCCCTGCTCCTGGCGGACGGGGCCCGGCTGGCGGCCGACCTGGTGGTCGGTGCCGACGGCGCCGGCTCGGTCGTACGTAACTCGCTGGGCGAGCTCACCCAGGAACGCAAGAGGTACCAGGACGGCGTCTGCCGGGTCCTGATCCCGCGGCCCGAGGAGTTCCAGGGCCCCGAGTGGGACCGGGTCATCGACTTCTGGACGCTGGAGCCGGACCCGATGCGCATCCTGTTCATCCCCACCGGGCCCGACACGATCTACCTGGGCATGATGGCGACCACCACCAACGAACGGGCCTCGCGAATCCCGATCGACGTCGAGGTCTGGTCGAAGCGCTTCCCGCACCTGGCCACGGCGGTGGAGCTGGCCGGCAGGGCCGAGGGCGGCCGACACGACAGCTACCAGACCAACCGGGTGACGCCCTGGTCGACCGGTCGGGCGGTGCTCGTCGGGGACGCGGCCCACGCCATGTGTCCCGCGCTCGGGCAGGGGGCCAGCGTCGGCCTCGTCAACGCGGTCGAACTCGCCCACACCCTCGACCAGTACGACGAGATCGGCGAGGCGCTCGCGGTGTGGGAGCAGCGTGAGCGGAGCATGACCGACGCCGCCCAGGCGCGTAGCGCCTACATGGCCGAGACCCGCACGCTGGCCAAGGGCAACGGCTTCACCCCCGAGGTCATGGAGACGGCGAACTTCGTGCTCTCCTCGGCCACGCCCGAGATCGAGGCGGCGTACCCGGTGCCGGAGGTGAACCGGTCGTGGTGA
- a CDS encoding MBL fold metallo-hydrolase — MSGPQTVVIGGVEITRIQEHAGPSPATPGFLFPDSDPAYWRDNAGWLDPDFFDAGQGQLRSVLHTWLIRSQGAVILVDTGAGNGKERPYAPVYAHHDTAYLADLAAAGVAPEDVDVVVNTHLHVDHVGWNTRLEGRGWVPTFPNARYLITQEDFEFWDPVRNPRPPADGNQNVFEDSVVPVHRAGLVELWSGEYRIDSDLVLQATPGHTPGSAVLRLESGNAGALFVGDIIHSPVQIADPDVNSCFCEDPALARASRRRLLAEAADRSLLVFPAHFGGHSACHVAAADDVFVIRDWADLARI, encoded by the coding sequence GTGAGCGGGCCGCAGACGGTCGTCATCGGCGGCGTCGAGATCACCCGGATCCAGGAGCACGCCGGCCCCAGCCCGGCGACCCCCGGCTTCCTGTTCCCGGACAGCGACCCCGCGTACTGGCGGGACAACGCCGGATGGCTAGACCCGGACTTCTTCGACGCCGGCCAAGGGCAGCTCCGCTCGGTGCTGCACACCTGGCTGATCCGCAGCCAGGGGGCGGTGATCCTGGTCGACACCGGCGCCGGCAACGGCAAGGAACGCCCCTACGCCCCGGTCTACGCCCACCACGACACGGCGTACCTGGCGGACCTGGCCGCGGCGGGGGTCGCACCGGAGGACGTGGACGTCGTCGTCAACACCCACCTCCACGTCGACCACGTCGGGTGGAACACCCGTCTGGAGGGCCGCGGCTGGGTGCCCACCTTCCCGAACGCGCGCTACCTCATCACCCAGGAGGACTTCGAGTTCTGGGACCCGGTGCGGAACCCGCGGCCGCCGGCCGACGGCAACCAGAACGTCTTCGAGGACAGCGTCGTCCCGGTGCACCGCGCGGGACTCGTCGAGCTCTGGAGCGGCGAGTACCGGATCGATTCCGACCTGGTGTTGCAGGCCACGCCCGGGCACACCCCCGGCTCCGCGGTGCTGCGGCTGGAGTCCGGGAACGCCGGCGCGCTCTTCGTCGGCGACATCATCCACTCACCCGTGCAGATAGCGGACCCGGACGTCAACAGCTGCTTCTGCGAGGACCCGGCGCTGGCCCGGGCGTCCCGCCGCCGCCTCCTCGCCGAGGCCGCGGACCGCTCGTTGCTGGTCTTCCCGGCCCACTTCGGCGGGCACTCCGCCTGTCACGTCGCCGCCGCCGACGACGTGTTCGTCATCCGCGACTGGGCCGACCTGGCCCGGATCTGA
- a CDS encoding ABC transporter permease subunit, whose amino-acid sequence MLSKDLVMRLLVQVGVALAALVVGAFLLLAIGVAPPDAFHAFWSGTFGTPANAGTTLTQAVPLLLVALGWILTTRAGRLHVGFPGQILAGGSLATAVGLQCGSLPGPVAVGLTAVAGIVGGALWAGLTAWLWASRGVLEIVSSLLLNLVAIQVANWLVRGPLQGSLDGQPQSANFPAAALWPSVESIPGRTLSYDVVLLPVCAVAVVLLLSRTAFGFRLRVAGGNQEAARWSGIDPVREGVSAIVISGGFAGLAGAALLFAGSAPWMSDGFEAGVGFNGIAVALLARNSPVGAVAAAVVFSALNVGGTAMQAQLDVPSSLASVLQGAVIVLVLVAAVVLRGRRAPSVARPAPPVAGPASSPAAVPGPRRPDMGMFDVAFLVSAITIAAPILLAATGELVSERAGVLNVGLEGVLLVGAFGGYLVMAGTGNIAVGFLGGIVGGLLFGALMGVLAIETKVDQIISGIALTLLGYGLTAFLNDDLFSKPRAFDPLPRLAIPLLSDVPVLGPALFTQDAFIYATAVVVVLVALALTRTTWGINLKATGESPVSVDAAGVSVRGLRWAGVLLSGACAGAAGAYISIGDVGVFREAMTGGRGYLAIAAVLFGGWRLSGLGLAVAIFAVTDATQLRLQAVGDIPREVWIAAALLILVAIGAGRVRRAAAASRPDRRRAGAVELAGLAVVAALVVLAIVRPAVTLPVSLWLAMPYVLALVALAVEGKRRHKAPEALAVPYLRSEV is encoded by the coding sequence ATGCTGTCGAAAGACCTGGTCATGCGGCTGCTCGTGCAGGTGGGGGTGGCCTTGGCGGCGCTGGTCGTCGGCGCGTTCCTGCTGCTGGCGATCGGGGTGGCGCCGCCCGACGCGTTCCACGCCTTCTGGAGCGGAACGTTCGGGACGCCGGCCAACGCCGGTACGACCCTGACCCAGGCCGTGCCGCTGCTCCTCGTCGCGCTCGGCTGGATCCTGACCACCCGGGCCGGACGTCTGCACGTCGGCTTTCCCGGTCAGATCCTCGCCGGTGGATCCCTGGCCACGGCGGTCGGGCTGCAGTGCGGAAGCCTGCCGGGCCCGGTCGCGGTGGGGCTCACCGCCGTCGCCGGCATCGTCGGCGGGGCACTCTGGGCGGGCCTGACCGCCTGGTTGTGGGCCTCGCGCGGGGTCCTTGAGATCGTGTCGTCGCTCCTGCTCAACCTGGTCGCGATCCAGGTCGCGAACTGGTTGGTCCGGGGGCCGCTGCAGGGCTCCCTGGACGGTCAACCGCAGTCGGCGAACTTCCCGGCCGCGGCACTGTGGCCGAGCGTCGAGTCGATCCCCGGGCGCACGCTCTCGTACGACGTGGTGCTCCTCCCGGTGTGCGCCGTCGCCGTGGTGCTGCTGCTGTCGCGCACCGCGTTCGGCTTCCGCCTGCGGGTAGCCGGCGGCAACCAGGAGGCCGCTCGGTGGTCGGGCATCGATCCGGTCCGCGAGGGGGTCTCGGCCATCGTGATCTCCGGTGGGTTCGCCGGTCTCGCGGGCGCCGCGCTGCTCTTCGCCGGTTCCGCGCCCTGGATGAGCGACGGATTCGAAGCCGGCGTCGGCTTCAACGGCATCGCGGTCGCCCTGCTGGCGCGCAACTCACCGGTCGGCGCGGTCGCCGCCGCCGTCGTGTTCTCCGCGCTGAACGTCGGTGGGACCGCCATGCAGGCCCAGCTGGATGTGCCGTCCTCGCTGGCGTCGGTGCTCCAGGGCGCCGTCATCGTGCTGGTCCTGGTGGCGGCCGTCGTCCTGAGGGGCAGGAGGGCGCCGTCCGTGGCCAGGCCCGCCCCGCCCGTCGCCGGGCCGGCGTCGTCGCCCGCAGCGGTGCCCGGACCGAGGAGGCCTGACATGGGCATGTTCGACGTCGCGTTCCTCGTCTCGGCGATCACGATCGCCGCTCCGATCCTGCTCGCCGCCACCGGGGAACTCGTCTCCGAGCGGGCCGGCGTACTGAACGTCGGGCTCGAAGGTGTGCTGCTCGTCGGCGCCTTCGGCGGCTACCTCGTGATGGCCGGCACCGGGAACATCGCGGTCGGTTTCCTCGGCGGCATCGTCGGCGGCCTGCTGTTCGGGGCGCTGATGGGCGTGCTCGCGATCGAGACCAAGGTCGACCAGATCATCTCCGGCATCGCGCTGACCCTGCTCGGCTACGGCCTGACGGCGTTCCTCAACGACGACCTCTTCAGCAAGCCACGCGCCTTCGACCCGCTGCCCCGACTCGCGATTCCGCTGCTCTCGGACGTGCCTGTCCTCGGGCCCGCCCTGTTCACCCAGGACGCCTTCATCTATGCCACGGCCGTCGTCGTCGTCCTCGTGGCCCTGGCACTGACTCGGACGACCTGGGGCATCAACCTGAAGGCGACCGGTGAGAGCCCGGTGTCCGTCGACGCCGCCGGCGTCAGCGTCCGCGGGCTGCGCTGGGCCGGTGTCCTGCTCTCCGGGGCCTGCGCCGGAGCGGCGGGAGCATACATCTCCATCGGCGACGTCGGTGTCTTCCGTGAGGCGATGACCGGCGGGCGTGGTTACCTGGCGATCGCCGCCGTCCTGTTCGGCGGCTGGCGGCTGAGCGGTCTGGGCCTTGCCGTCGCGATCTTCGCGGTCACCGATGCCACCCAGTTGCGGCTGCAGGCCGTCGGCGACATCCCTCGTGAGGTGTGGATTGCCGCGGCCCTACTCATCCTGGTGGCCATCGGCGCCGGGCGCGTCCGGCGTGCGGCTGCCGCCTCCCGTCCCGACCGGCGGCGGGCCGGTGCCGTCGAGCTCGCCGGCCTGGCCGTGGTCGCGGCGCTGGTCGTGCTCGCCATTGTCCGGCCGGCCGTGACGTTGCCGGTGTCCCTGTGGCTCGCCATGCCGTACGTGCTGGCGCTCGTCGCCCTCGCCGTCGAGGGCAAACGGCGGCACAAGGCGCCAGAGGCGCTCGCCGTTCCCTATCTGCGAAGTGAGGTCTGA